The region ATACTCGACTTGTGTCTGTTCAGTTGCATCGACCATTTAAATGGCCGTCTCTGTGTTGGCAACTCACCCGCCCTAATCTCCCACAGATAACCACTTTGGACTTAATGTTAACATGCTCTTACGGTTCTTAATTAAATATCATCCTCTGTTAGTATCATAGCTGTGAGCTATGAGGCCAGGGCCCATGGTGTCACCAGGAACATGTGGGTGGACGATGCAAAGAAACTGTGCCCAGACCTCCAGGTGGCACGAGTGCGTGAGTCTCATGGCAAGGCAGATCTAACACAGTAAGTGCTGGTATTGGTATGTACTATGTACCACTtgcacttcctgtctttgaTAGCATTAATGGTTGATCTGTTATTTTAATACCTCCACTCCTATGACCAGTTGTAAGATAAATAACCTACTCACTCCTTGTGTAGTTACAGGGAGGCAAGTGTGGAGGTGATTGAGGTGATGTCTCGCTTTGCTGTGATCGAAAGAGCCAGCATTGATGAAGCCTACATGGACCTGACTGCTGCAGTCCAGCAGCGGCTGAAAACCATGACGGACAAACAAATAGAGCCTCACCTGCTGAAGACAACCTACATCCAGGGGTACCCACAAAGTTCACAGGAAGAGGATACATCTGCAGAGGATGCTGTCTTGGATAAAGGTAGGCTATAACCAAAAACTAACTGATTACTCGAGTAATCATTTCAGTGTTGGACACAGGAAGCGCACCACACAAACTCTGGTAGGATGTATCCCACTAATAGCATCATGTTTGTCTACAGAGGAGCTGAGGTCCAGAGGTCTCCAGGAGTGGCTGGCATCCTTACCTGCCCCTCCATCAGGGGAGCATAGCTCTGCAGATCTGCAGCTGACTGTGGGGGCACTCATTGTCGAGGAAATGAGAGCAGCCGTGGAGAAACACACAGGCTTCCGCTGTTCAGCAGGGATATCACACAATAAGGTACGAAAACCTCTCATTGTTCTGTTCTTGGTATAGTGTAATGCTAGTTCAATACTCTAAAGAGCAATAATTATTTTTGCTATGGTCACAGataattgtctgtttttctagGTACTAGCCAAGCTAGCTTGTGGACTGAACAAACCTAACCGGCAAACTGTTCTGCCTCTGGACTCTGTAACAGAACTTTTCAACTCTCTACCCATCAGCAAGATGTGAGTTCAAAGTATTACTCTGTCATAAAGAATgtattcatcacattttttaatcacataatCTGACATAGAAGTTTAAAAACAGAAGGTGACTAGCAATATACTGAACTCATGTATTGCTTATTTCATCTATGCAGCCGTAACCTGGGGGGTAAGCTGGGTGCCTCCATCACTGAAACTCTGGGAATTGAGAACATGGGAGATCTGACTCGCTTCTCTCAGGCCCAACTGGGACAGCACTTTGGAGAAAAAACAGGGTAAGACAAGCTAGATATTCCTTTAAAAGTCAAAAGTCTCATAAGATGACTGGCAAACAGAAGTCTTGCTTAGTATGAcatcatcatatttttaaaaggAATTGACATTTCCTTACAAAGACAAACCTGTTTGACAAATTGCTCCAAAAATAAACTGGACTTAAATTCTTAATATTGTCTTTATACTTAATTACCAAGTGCATTCATCTCTCTGAATGTCTTTGCCTTGCAGCCAATGGTTGTATGACTTGTGTCGGGGGATTGAGTTTGAAGCAGTAAAACCCAGACAGCTACCTAAGTCCATCGGCTGCAGTAAAAACTTCCCTGGGAAGACATCACTGGCTACAAAAGAGCAGGTACAGACCCTCAGTCTCTGCCACCCCTGTGTTACATCAGGGATGGAAACGTATTAATCTGACTTTGATTTTTAGGCTTATTTTGACTGAAATTTAGAaagaatattttattgttttcatgttgattATTGATAACCTCTGTGTAGGTACAGTACTGGCTTCATCAACTTGCTCTTGAGTTGGAGGAGAGGCTGACCAAGGACAGAGAAGTGGTGAgaaaaaactttgttttttttctttgcccttATTACAGTAGGGTCAACAACTTTATCTTTTGGGTTTCACATTGAAGCCATCTATAGTAAATATAACTGGGATTGATGTTAGTGGCTGTGATTTCTCATCGCATTACAGAATGGTCGAGTGGCTAAATTGTTGACAGTTGGTGTACGTCAGCTTGGGGATAAGAGGCCGAGCAGCTTTTCTCGCTGTTGTGCTTTAGTGCGCTATGAAGCGACCAAAATATCCAGTGACAGTTTTGCCATCATCAAGAGTCTCAGCACAGCAGGAAGCCACCAGGCTACATGgtaataataagataaaacaattaaatatttaaagtcaTTGGTTGAAGGAATTCTGTGattatgacacttttttttttttttttttttttaaatcatgtccGCAGGACTCCACCCCTCACCCTGCTACACCTCTCAGCCAGCAAATTCAGTGATGCTCCATCAGCAGGAGGGATAGCTGGTTTCCTTTCCAGTGATGTCACTTCAACCCAGAGCCTTTTCTCAACCACTCAGTCCACCACACAGCCACTCTctgaactgaaaaataactCAACATGCAAACAACCTGGCACTATTCAGTCCTTCTTTCAAAAGGCATctgagaaacaaagacagaaagcaacaaaagaagatgaggaggaggatgaagatagAAGATCCACAGGAATTCTCCCATGTTCAGCCATCACTTTCAAACCCTCTGCAACTGGTAGTCAAGAAGAGTCAGGTATCAATAGCCCTCTTTCTTCCTTACCACCTTCCCCTCATTGTAAGAATGGTTCATCCAGCCCCCATCCTggcatttcctctttcttccacAAGAAGAGTCTTGAGAGAAGCTCCCACGCCTCAGCATCAACGACATCAACTGCAACAGTCAATGAAAAAGAAGACTCGGAAGACACTGTTGCTCTTGGGTCAGGCCTGCAGGATAAACATAGCTCAGAGTTTACATGTCACCAGTCACCATGTGAAGAGTTAAAGGATGAACTGGACATTAATGCAGAGGAAAATCGCAATCGTCCTAGTGTGTCCAGAGAAGACCTCTTAAAGTGTCAACGCTGTGGCCAGGAGGTGTTGGTCTGGGAAATGCCTGAACACAATGATTATCACTTTGCCCTGGACCTCCAGAattcactctcttcctctacGAGTTCAGCAGCTCTTTCTACCTCCTCCCCCactgcctcctcttcttcctctgcatctCCTCTCAGAGTGGGAGTAGCAGGCACAGCCCAGTCCTCCAGGGGCAAGACAAAAACCAGAGGCCAGTCAGGACCCCAGCCGAAAAGACACTGCTCTCAAGGTGGCAGTACGGGCACTCTGGATTCTTTTTtcaagaggaaatgaaaatgtgactaatagcatttttaaattaaataaaatacaaatttcaggtagtgtgtgtgtgtatataacaCAAATGTGTAAAGACAATGTGATTTGCTCTTGTATTTACTCAAAGAATGGGAAGCCATATTGTTACAGGTCACACTAGGACTTGCTTTAAATGATTGAGGTTAGTGAGCTTTATATTGTAagaatgtttgtgttgtatatgctttttatttaaagatgttttttatattgtgtAGTAGTGTCTATTATCTTGTAGTATTCTGACATGCCAGCAGATGCCACTAGTCagttgattataaagcagaagTCCACACTCAAATGTCAGCATGAAGTTTTCTAGTGAACTCAAGAGATACAGAAAATGGTTTGTAAGACAAGAGGGTATATATTTGAAATACTGTTAAATGCAAATGGAAAGTTTGTGGTCTCAgggattaaaacaaaaatgtttggtAAAATTTCTTCATTCTGTTTAGTTGTGGCAAGACACCATAGCTAATCAGACATACACAGAACACCAGTCCCACTGATGATAAGGCCTGCAGAACTGTCTAAGAGACTGAAGTTTCTATAAAA is a window of Seriola aureovittata isolate HTS-2021-v1 ecotype China chromosome 14, ASM2101889v1, whole genome shotgun sequence DNA encoding:
- the polh gene encoding DNA polymerase eta codes for the protein MEYGKERVVALVDMDCFYVQVEQRLNPALRNTACVVAQYKTWKGGSIIAVSYEARAHGVTRNMWVDDAKKLCPDLQVARVRESHGKADLTHYREASVEVIEVMSRFAVIERASIDEAYMDLTAAVQQRLKTMTDKQIEPHLLKTTYIQGYPQSSQEEDTSAEDAVLDKEELRSRGLQEWLASLPAPPSGEHSSADLQLTVGALIVEEMRAAVEKHTGFRCSAGISHNKVLAKLACGLNKPNRQTVLPLDSVTELFNSLPISKIRNLGGKLGASITETLGIENMGDLTRFSQAQLGQHFGEKTGQWLYDLCRGIEFEAVKPRQLPKSIGCSKNFPGKTSLATKEQVQYWLHQLALELEERLTKDREVNGRVAKLLTVGVRQLGDKRPSSFSRCCALVRYEATKISSDSFAIIKSLSTAGSHQATWTPPLTLLHLSASKFSDAPSAGGIAGFLSSDVTSTQSLFSTTQSTTQPLSELKNNSTCKQPGTIQSFFQKASEKQRQKATKEDEEEDEDRRSTGILPCSAITFKPSATGSQEESGINSPLSSLPPSPHCKNGSSSPHPGISSFFHKKSLERSSHASASTTSTATVNEKEDSEDTVALGSGLQDKHSSEFTCHQSPCEELKDELDINAEENRNRPSVSREDLLKCQRCGQEVLVWEMPEHNDYHFALDLQNSLSSSTSSAALSTSSPTASSSSSASPLRVGVAGTAQSSRGKTKTRGQSGPQPKRHCSQGGSTGTLDSFFKRK